One genomic window of Geodermatophilus sp. DSM 44513 includes the following:
- a CDS encoding metalloregulator ArsR/SmtB family transcription factor: MESGAVQVGGGAGVPVRALPTADDGRTRHRVAALLLEHGPQTAAGLAGRLGVSPTAVRRHLDALVATGRVEERHAPGAPRGRGRPARLFHLTDAGRSAFPHAYDDLALTALRFVAASGGAEAVRQVAEAQLAGLEQRCSTAVEAAPGDRALARATALAGALTAEGYAASASAISGGGQLCQHHCPVAHVAAEFPQLCEAETALIGRLVGTHVQRLATIAHGDGVCTTHIPGPVSRAVPVHTSAGNTTHPARPVPGERAAAARERTAPSTSSTPTNARERTPA; encoded by the coding sequence GTGGAAAGCGGTGCGGTGCAGGTCGGCGGGGGCGCAGGCGTCCCGGTCCGGGCACTGCCGACCGCCGACGACGGCCGCACCCGGCACCGGGTCGCCGCCCTGCTGCTCGAGCACGGTCCGCAGACCGCGGCCGGGCTCGCCGGGCGGCTGGGCGTCTCGCCGACCGCGGTCCGCCGCCACCTCGACGCGCTGGTCGCCACCGGCCGGGTCGAGGAGCGGCACGCGCCGGGTGCCCCGCGCGGGCGGGGCCGCCCGGCCCGGCTGTTCCACCTCACCGACGCCGGCCGCTCGGCCTTCCCGCACGCCTACGACGACCTGGCGCTCACCGCGCTGCGCTTCGTGGCCGCCTCAGGCGGCGCGGAGGCGGTGCGGCAGGTGGCCGAGGCGCAGCTCGCCGGGCTGGAGCAGCGCTGCTCCACCGCGGTCGAGGCCGCCCCCGGTGACCGCGCCCTGGCCCGGGCGACCGCCCTCGCCGGGGCGCTCACCGCCGAGGGCTACGCTGCCTCGGCCTCGGCGATCTCCGGTGGCGGCCAGCTGTGCCAGCACCACTGCCCGGTCGCGCACGTGGCCGCGGAGTTCCCGCAGCTGTGCGAGGCCGAGACGGCGCTCATCGGCCGGCTCGTCGGTACGCACGTGCAGCGGCTGGCCACCATCGCGCACGGCGACGGGGTGTGCACCACGCACATCCCCGGGCCGGTCAGCCGCGCCGTCCCAGTTCACACGAGCGCGGGGAACACGACGCACCCCGCACGCCCTGTACCCGGTGAGCGAGCGGCGGCCGCGCGCGAGCGCACCGCACCGTCCACCAGCAGCACCCCCACGAACGCCCGGGAGAGGACGCCCGCATGA
- a CDS encoding COX15/CtaA family protein: MPVSPTVVSRLALANAVANGAIVVTGGAVRLTGSGLGCPTWPRCTTESFVATPELAGHGAIEFGNRLLTFVLAAVAVATVVAVWRSSRRDLRPLAVLTFLGIPAQALLGGVTVLTGLNPWTVAAHFLVSTVLVALSTVLWLRSREPGVGRPLLRRPLGLLVSGIAAVTAAVLVIGTLVTGSGPHSGDVDADDVPTGERMGFDVELVSQLHADAVFLLLGLTVALLLALHATDAPGRVTRAARDLLVVQLAQGLVGFVQYFTDLPIALVLLHMLGAVLVTAYTARLVWSVRGPASDLPLDAPQVPASAAR, from the coding sequence GTGCCGGTCTCCCCCACCGTCGTCTCACGGCTCGCCCTGGCCAACGCCGTCGCCAACGGCGCGATCGTCGTCACCGGCGGTGCCGTCCGGCTGACCGGCTCGGGTCTGGGGTGCCCGACCTGGCCGCGGTGCACCACCGAGAGCTTCGTGGCCACCCCCGAGCTGGCCGGCCACGGCGCCATCGAGTTCGGCAACCGGCTGCTGACCTTCGTCCTCGCCGCGGTCGCCGTCGCCACGGTCGTCGCGGTGTGGCGCTCCTCCCGCCGTGACCTGCGCCCGCTCGCGGTGCTCACCTTCCTGGGCATCCCGGCGCAGGCGCTGCTCGGCGGGGTCACCGTGCTCACCGGCCTCAACCCGTGGACGGTGGCCGCGCACTTCCTGGTGTCCACCGTGCTCGTCGCGCTGTCCACGGTGCTCTGGCTGCGCTCCCGCGAGCCCGGCGTGGGCCGGCCGCTGCTGCGGCGTCCGCTGGGCCTGCTGGTGTCCGGGATCGCCGCGGTCACCGCCGCCGTCCTGGTGATCGGCACGCTGGTCACCGGCAGTGGGCCGCACAGCGGGGACGTCGACGCCGACGACGTCCCGACCGGCGAACGGATGGGCTTCGACGTGGAGCTGGTCAGCCAGTTGCACGCCGACGCGGTGTTCCTGCTGCTCGGGCTGACCGTCGCCCTGCTCCTGGCGCTGCACGCCACCGACGCCCCGGGCCGGGTGACCCGGGCCGCCCGCGACCTGCTGGTCGTGCAGCTCGCCCAGGGCCTGGTGGGGTTCGTGCAGTACTTCACCGACCTGCCGATCGCGCTGGTGCTGCTGCACATGCTCGGCGCGGTGCTGGTGACCGCCTACACCGCCCGGTTGGTCTGGTCGGTCCGCGGGCCGGCGTCGGACCTCCCGCTGGACGCCCCGCAGGTCCCCGCCTCCGCCGCACGCTGA
- a CDS encoding heme o synthase: MTTLSDRPAVRARRLSATVRAYVALTKPRLVELLLVTTVPAMMLAAGGWPSWRLMLATLVGGTLAAGASNTINCWYDRDIDRLMQRTRNRPLPTGVMGAGAALAFGVALACASLVVLWFETTPLATALAGAAIVAYSVLYTMVLKRRTRHNTVFGGLPGATPVLIGWAAVTGSLAWPALVFFGIVFCWQMPHFWALAMRFREDYARAGVPMLSVVAGPVEVGRQSLAWAYGTLAVSLVLAPVTAGLGWVYTVPAVALGAWFIREAHLWLARLRAGRDDRPMRLFHVSITYMTLLSIAIIVDVLV; this comes from the coding sequence GTGACGACGCTCTCCGACCGCCCGGCCGTCCGGGCCCGCCGCCTGTCGGCCACGGTGCGGGCCTACGTGGCACTGACCAAGCCCCGGCTCGTCGAGCTGCTGCTGGTCACCACGGTGCCGGCGATGATGCTGGCGGCCGGGGGCTGGCCCTCCTGGCGGCTGATGCTGGCCACCCTGGTCGGGGGCACGCTGGCCGCCGGGGCCTCCAACACGATCAACTGCTGGTACGACCGCGACATCGACCGGCTGATGCAGCGCACCCGGAACCGGCCGCTGCCGACGGGCGTGATGGGCGCGGGCGCCGCCCTCGCCTTCGGCGTCGCGCTGGCCTGCGCCTCGCTGGTCGTCCTGTGGTTCGAGACCACCCCGCTGGCCACGGCGCTGGCCGGGGCGGCCATCGTGGCCTACTCGGTGCTGTACACGATGGTGCTCAAGCGGCGCACCCGGCACAACACCGTCTTCGGCGGGCTGCCCGGCGCCACCCCGGTGCTCATCGGCTGGGCCGCGGTCACCGGCTCGCTGGCCTGGCCGGCCCTGGTGTTCTTCGGCATCGTCTTCTGCTGGCAGATGCCGCACTTCTGGGCGCTGGCGATGCGGTTCCGCGAGGACTACGCGCGGGCCGGGGTGCCGATGCTGTCGGTGGTGGCCGGCCCGGTCGAGGTGGGCCGCCAGTCGCTGGCCTGGGCGTACGGGACGCTCGCCGTCTCGCTCGTGCTCGCGCCGGTGACGGCCGGGCTCGGCTGGGTCTACACCGTGCCCGCCGTGGCGCTGGGCGCGTGGTTCATCCGGGAGGCCCACCTGTGGCTGGCCCGGCTGCGCGCCGGTCGCGACGACCGCCCGATGCGGCTGTTCCACGTCTCCATCACCTACATGACCCTGCTGTCGATCGCGATCATCGTCGACGTCCTCGTCTGA